The DNA region CTGTCATATGCATCCAAACCCGCTTCGAGTGAATCCATTACTATTTCGTGACTATTTATCGATCTCCCGTCTATTGAAGACAGCTTCTTGTCCGTGGGGTATCCAGAATAAAGCCTATAAACTATGTTGCCGTCTTCTAGTTCCTTTCTCGCATACAGTAGGTAATCAGCACCAACCGAGCCCCCAACCGTACTATTATGAGTAACTACAACCACTG from Desulfobaccales bacterium includes:
- a CDS encoding histidinol-phosphatase, with translation VVVVTHNSTVGGSVGADYLLYARKELEDGNIVYRLYSGYPTDKKLSSIDGRSINSHEIVMDSLEAGLDAYDSRRQGYEAIKH